The Pectobacterium parmentieri genome segment GATAACATCATCTGGGACGCTCGCGAATCCAACATCATCGCCATCATCGACAAGCAGAGCGGCAATATCGTCTGGCAGCTTGGCCCTAATTACAATACACCCGAACTCAAACACATCGGCTGGATTATCGGCCAGCACCACGCGCATATGATCCCCGCAGGTTTACCGGGGGCTGGCAATATTCTGGTGTTTGATAACGGCGGCTGGGCAGGCTACGGCGCGCCCAATCCGGCATCCCCTGATGGAGTGAAAAATGCCTGGCGCGATCATTCCCGCGTGTTAGAGATCAATCCGGTAACGCTGGATATTGTCTGGCGCTACTCGCCTTATGAAGCCGGCATTCCACACCCGACCGACGCCTTTCGTTTTTACAGCCCGTACATCAGCAATATCCAGCGCCTGCCGAACGGCAACACGCTGATTAACGAAGGGGCTAACGGCCGGTTGTTTGAAGTCACCGTCGATCATGAAATTGTCTGGGAATTTATTTCCCCCTACTGGGGCAAGACGGTAAACACCAACATGCTGTATCGCGCCTACCGCGTACCCTATGAGTGGGTACCACAACTGCCGCGCCCACAGGAAACACGGGTGATCGCCCCGGATAACACCCAGCTACGTCAACCCGGTGCCGCCGCGCCTGGCTTCGCCAGCATCGTTCGTATTGACGGCACGCGCCCCTACAAAAAGAGCGGCGAGGCTCTGTGTGTCGCAACCGACAGCGAAGACCTCAAGCGCAGCCCGAAGCTCTTTGCCGTCAACCGAGAACGTTTTGCTCCGCTTACCGCCAACGGCTGGCCAGAACTGGCAGCACAGGCTGGCCCACGGCTGTTGCTGGTCGGTGCTGAGCGCTGCGTCCACTGTAAGAGCCTCTACCGTCAGTTGGAAACGATTCTGGATAACGAGAAATATCGCCAGTTGTCGAGCCATTATCTGGATGCCGACCATCATATTACACTGGCGGAGAAACTGGCGGTCAGAACGCTACCGACGCTGCTGTGGCTTGAAAACGGTAAAGAACGAGCTCGCCTAAGCGGCGCACAGCAGCCCGAACGCCTGCGCCAGTGGTTAGCCGAGCAACAGATTTAACTCTCACACCTTGAACGCGATCTCGTTCCCAGTGAGATCGCGTCTATCTGTACACTGCCTCTTACACAAATGCCTCAATTTGAGGTGGTTTATATCCGGCTTAAAAAATTATGCAGCGGTGGACGTGGCC includes the following:
- a CDS encoding aryl-sulfate sulfotransferase; the protein is MGHPSVYPTGTTIYNPEKAWGGYTVFQALERGAVLVDMNGTELRLWEGLHGFPNKILPGGYILGHSGERDSRYGMQDMVDLIQVDWDGNVVWKFNGYEHITDPDLPPEWMARVHHDYQRSGNPVGYYAPGQEPQSIGGNTLLLAHTNLHNERISDKLLLDDTIIEVDWQGNILWEWRCSDHFDELGFDDDAKTALYNNPNLRKSGGGMGDWMHINSMSALGPNPWFDQGDTRFHPDNIIWDARESNIIAIIDKQSGNIVWQLGPNYNTPELKHIGWIIGQHHAHMIPAGLPGAGNILVFDNGGWAGYGAPNPASPDGVKNAWRDHSRVLEINPVTLDIVWRYSPYEAGIPHPTDAFRFYSPYISNIQRLPNGNTLINEGANGRLFEVTVDHEIVWEFISPYWGKTVNTNMLYRAYRVPYEWVPQLPRPQETRVIAPDNTQLRQPGAAAPGFASIVRIDGTRPYKKSGEALCVATDSEDLKRSPKLFAVNRERFAPLTANGWPELAAQAGPRLLLVGAERCVHCKSLYRQLETILDNEKYRQLSSHYLDADHHITLAEKLAVRTLPTLLWLENGKERARLSGAQQPERLRQWLAEQQI